One Streptomyces sp. SAI-135 DNA segment encodes these proteins:
- a CDS encoding DUF3367 domain-containing protein — protein MTTSTVQAPPPAAVPTTAIMSGPPEGPRSRSWLLGFWAVVFVLFLAVHPGRQTFDTKLGVTTDPGRFLADLGQLWHDQGSFGGIQDQYVGYLWPMLPFYWLGHALQLPVWLVERLWLSVVVSVAFWGALRLAERLRVGTGASRLLAAVAYALWPTFTIVVGSTSAAALPGAFLPWVLLPLTNERYSARIAALRSALVVPFMGGVNAASTLACLLPVGLYLLSRPPGPRQRKLIAWWVPGVILATAWWVIPLLLLGFYGENFLPYVESARTTTETMSATEALRGAGNWVAYLHLGEAWLPAGWSVASSVIVVLCSACAAGLGLAGLARRDLPERRWLVLTALTSVLVLLAGYGGAFGAPFHGVVQDWLDGGLAPFRNIYKFQPGLALALVLGLAHVVGVAAEARGAREIRGRRYAPLVAAVLILPGLLWPYLNGSILNPGSFQELPKYWHTTADWLEKYSPDSRALVVPATAHGIYTWGSPIDQPLDVLAESRWAQRDYVPFGTPGNRRATDAVEQALLTGGEIPGLADYLSRAGVYYVVVRNDLDPDQIGAVSSSVVKRALEQSGYERVTGLGPLMTGGRIAHDTPLQIEGLYPRQRAVEIYRPASEDVPRPGQAGLLPVADTAQVSGGPESLLPLAAELRGRATVLTGDNHPGLGTPPLQIAGDGLRRADTRFGLVNANTSYTYTSDERNASGAAQDAGEKPHQILPTTGRTHQTVAELRGARSVTASSYGNWLFHLPQFDPVNAFDGNPDTAWAEGVAGSPDGQWLRIGLSDPAYDMPSSFKVTPLPQESVRSAATKVRVETERGSRTSFLRADGSTQSVKAPPGATGWMKLTIVDSVARRAGLAGAGFSEIDLPHVQVTRLLRLPTDAERTDSAAEVVSLHRVPDPAGISPTGTEAGLHRRFTTESSGTYSVKASAVPVTGEALDRLLYEVAPDQRNRITATADSTAGLGTGLSARNLTDGDLTTAWIAGDRPTVHLSWNGKQPVSEIVLAAAGGLSTRPTEVDITSPDGATVAGVDENGAVRFPAITTDRLDITITKTAPLVLHNPVADEDLQLPVGLTEAYLPALDQYRTPQPKAGRTFSLPCGKGPVLAVDGKLYETGVSGRIRDLTERRALTVTLCRSGRSDADLSLAAGEHTVEGGDAGPLALTDITLTRGTIAEPTSLNRELRIRDWLGDRREVTVGSGAASYLTTYENYNDGWKATLNGESLTPLRLDGWQQGWRIPAGAGGAVKLSYEPATTYDGALVGSAVALAVLVGLVLWRRRTPNPDEPQPVPPAPGVWLGVVALTLVGVVIAGWFALLVPALALLASRRHAWLVPIAFAALAGAGIAAAVGAGEPVGAGEGGFGHAAQLLALIGLFAALVSVREPQAPPGSEAPTQQLPPVQVEKGRGEPA, from the coding sequence ATGACGACGTCCACGGTCCAGGCCCCTCCACCGGCAGCCGTCCCCACCACCGCGATCATGTCGGGCCCCCCGGAGGGCCCGCGGTCGCGGAGCTGGCTGCTGGGGTTCTGGGCCGTGGTCTTCGTGCTGTTCCTGGCGGTGCACCCGGGCCGGCAGACCTTCGACACCAAGTTGGGCGTCACCACGGACCCGGGGCGGTTCCTCGCCGACCTCGGACAGCTCTGGCACGACCAGGGCTCCTTCGGCGGCATCCAGGACCAGTACGTCGGCTATCTGTGGCCGATGCTGCCGTTCTACTGGCTGGGCCACGCCCTCCAGTTGCCGGTGTGGCTGGTGGAGCGGCTGTGGTTGTCGGTGGTCGTGTCGGTGGCCTTCTGGGGGGCGCTGCGGCTGGCCGAGCGGTTGCGTGTGGGCACGGGGGCGTCCCGGCTGCTCGCCGCCGTCGCGTACGCGCTGTGGCCGACCTTCACCATCGTCGTCGGCTCGACCTCCGCGGCCGCGCTGCCCGGTGCCTTCCTGCCCTGGGTGCTGCTGCCCCTGACGAACGAGCGGTACAGCGCCCGGATCGCCGCCCTGCGCTCGGCACTGGTCGTCCCGTTCATGGGCGGGGTCAACGCGGCCTCCACCCTGGCCTGTCTGCTCCCGGTCGGGCTGTACCTCCTGTCCCGGCCCCCCGGACCACGGCAGCGCAAGCTGATCGCCTGGTGGGTGCCGGGCGTCATCCTGGCGACGGCCTGGTGGGTGATCCCGCTGCTGCTGCTCGGCTTCTACGGCGAGAACTTCCTGCCCTACGTCGAGAGCGCACGCACCACCACGGAGACGATGTCGGCGACCGAAGCCCTGCGCGGGGCCGGGAACTGGGTCGCCTATCTGCATCTGGGGGAGGCGTGGCTGCCGGCCGGCTGGAGCGTGGCCTCCTCGGTGATCGTGGTCCTGTGCTCGGCGTGCGCGGCCGGGCTCGGACTCGCGGGCCTGGCGCGGCGGGACCTGCCGGAGCGCAGGTGGCTGGTGCTGACCGCGCTGACGTCCGTGCTGGTGCTGCTCGCGGGGTACGGCGGCGCGTTCGGCGCCCCCTTCCACGGGGTGGTGCAGGACTGGCTGGACGGCGGTCTCGCCCCGTTCCGCAACATCTACAAGTTCCAACCGGGGCTGGCCCTCGCGCTGGTGCTGGGCCTGGCCCATGTGGTGGGCGTGGCCGCCGAGGCCCGCGGGGCGCGAGAGATCAGAGGCCGCCGGTACGCCCCGCTCGTCGCGGCCGTCCTCATCCTCCCCGGGCTGCTGTGGCCGTACCTCAACGGCTCGATCCTCAACCCCGGGTCCTTCCAGGAGCTGCCGAAGTACTGGCACACCACGGCCGACTGGCTGGAGAAGTACTCCCCCGACTCGCGCGCGCTCGTCGTCCCCGCGACCGCGCACGGCATCTACACCTGGGGCTCCCCCATCGACCAGCCGCTCGACGTCCTCGCCGAGTCCCGCTGGGCGCAACGGGACTACGTCCCCTTCGGCACCCCCGGCAACCGGCGGGCCACGGACGCGGTCGAGCAGGCGCTGCTGACCGGCGGCGAGATACCGGGCCTGGCCGACTACCTGAGCCGGGCCGGCGTCTACTACGTCGTCGTCCGCAACGACCTCGACCCGGACCAGATCGGCGCGGTGTCGTCCTCGGTGGTCAAGCGGGCCCTCGAACAGTCCGGCTACGAGCGGGTGACGGGCCTCGGGCCGCTCATGACGGGCGGGCGGATCGCGCACGACACCCCGCTCCAGATCGAGGGGCTGTACCCGAGGCAGCGGGCGGTGGAGATCTACCGTCCGGCGAGCGAGGACGTGCCGCGGCCCGGACAGGCCGGTCTGCTGCCGGTCGCCGACACCGCCCAGGTGTCCGGCGGCCCCGAGTCACTGCTGCCGCTCGCGGCCGAACTGCGGGGCCGGGCCACGGTGCTGACCGGTGACAACCACCCCGGTCTCGGCACCCCGCCGCTCCAGATCGCCGGCGACGGACTGCGGCGGGCGGACACCCGCTTCGGGCTCGTCAACGCGAACACGTCGTACACGTACACGAGCGACGAGCGCAACGCCTCCGGGGCCGCCCAGGACGCCGGTGAGAAACCGCACCAGATCCTGCCGACGACGGGCCGGACGCACCAGACGGTCGCCGAACTGCGCGGCGCCCGCTCGGTGACGGCGTCCTCGTACGGCAACTGGCTGTTCCACCTGCCGCAGTTCGACCCGGTCAATGCCTTCGACGGCAACCCGGACACCGCCTGGGCGGAGGGTGTCGCGGGCTCGCCGGACGGGCAGTGGCTGCGCATCGGCCTGTCCGATCCCGCGTACGACATGCCCTCCTCCTTCAAGGTCACGCCGTTGCCGCAGGAGAGCGTGCGGTCGGCGGCGACCAAGGTGCGGGTGGAGACGGAGCGGGGCTCGCGGACCAGCTTCCTGCGGGCCGACGGATCGACGCAGAGCGTCAAGGCGCCGCCCGGGGCGACGGGTTGGATGAAGCTCACCATCGTCGACTCGGTCGCGCGGCGAGCCGGTCTCGCCGGGGCCGGGTTCTCCGAGATCGACCTGCCGCACGTGCAGGTGACCCGGCTGCTGCGGCTGCCGACCGACGCCGAGCGCACGGACTCCGCCGCCGAGGTCGTCTCCCTGCACCGGGTGCCCGACCCGGCCGGGATCTCCCCGACCGGCACCGAGGCCGGCCTGCACCGCCGCTTCACCACCGAGTCCTCGGGGACGTACTCGGTGAAGGCGAGCGCGGTGCCGGTGACCGGGGAAGCACTCGACAGACTGCTGTACGAGGTGGCTCCGGACCAGCGCAACCGCATCACCGCGACCGCCGACTCGACGGCCGGCCTCGGCACCGGCCTGTCGGCCCGCAACCTCACCGACGGCGACCTCACGACCGCCTGGATCGCGGGCGACCGCCCCACCGTCCACCTCAGCTGGAACGGCAAGCAGCCCGTCTCCGAGATCGTGCTGGCAGCGGCGGGCGGCCTCTCCACCCGTCCCACCGAGGTCGACATCACCTCGCCCGACGGGGCGACGGTCGCCGGGGTCGACGAGAACGGCGCGGTGCGCTTCCCCGCGATCACCACCGACCGTCTCGACATCACGATCACCAAGACGGCCCCGCTGGTTTTGCACAACCCGGTCGCCGACGAGGACCTCCAGCTCCCGGTGGGACTCACGGAGGCGTACCTCCCGGCCCTCGACCAGTACCGGACCCCGCAGCCGAAGGCCGGCCGGACGTTCTCCCTGCCGTGCGGCAAGGGCCCTGTCCTGGCGGTCGACGGGAAGCTGTACGAGACGGGTGTGTCGGGCCGGATCCGCGACCTGACCGAACGGCGTGCGCTCACCGTGACGCTGTGCCGGTCGGGCCGCTCGGACGCCGACCTGTCCCTCGCCGCCGGTGAGCACACCGTCGAGGGCGGGGACGCCGGGCCGCTCGCGCTGACCGACATCACCCTGACCCGCGGCACGATCGCCGAACCCACCTCCCTCAACCGGGAGTTGCGGATACGGGACTGGCTGGGCGACCGGCGCGAGGTGACCGTCGGGTCCGGCGCCGCCTCGTACCTGACGACGTACGAGAACTACAACGACGGCTGGAAGGCCACGCTGAACGGCGAGTCCCTCACCCCGCTGCGGCTCGACGGCTGGCAGCAGGGCTGGCGGATCCCGGCGGGGGCGGGCGGCGCCGTGAAGCTGTCGTACGAGCCGGCGACGACGTACGACGGCGCGCTGGTCGGCAGCGCGGTCGCACTGGCGGTGCTGGTGGGCCTGGTGCTGTGGCGCAGGCGCACCCCCAACCCGGACGAACCCCAGCCGGTGCCTCCGGCGCCGGGGGTGTGGCTCGGGGTGGTGGCACTCACGCTGGTCGGTGTGGTGATCGCCGGATGGTTCGCACTGCTGGTCCCGGCGCTGGCGCTGCTCGCGTCCCGACGCCATGCCTGGCTGGTGCCGATCGCCTTCGCGGCCCTGGCCGGGGCGGGCATCGCCGCGGCGGTGGGCGCGGGCGAACCGGTGGGCGCCGGCGAGGGAGGCTTCGGGCACGCGGCCCAACTGCTGGCCCTGATCGGACTGTTCGCAGCACTGGTGAGCGTCCGGGAACCGCAGGCACCTCCCGGTTCCGAGGCACCTACGCAGCAACTCCCGCCGGTCCAGGTGGAAAAGGGAAGGGGCGAACCGGCATGA
- a CDS encoding class I SAM-dependent methyltransferase, producing MNTTAPPRRGGLRDFYEDPAVPVASGTPRSLRQARMLAAALGAGGTAPCTVLDIGCGDGTAAATAAPLLTGHRIVGVDWSQDALRRARARLPYAVRGELTGEGLPFKDSSVDAVLFSEVVEHLVDPDAALDEIRRILRPGGHLMLSTPNLAAWYNRGLLLAGVQPVFSEVSLRAIHGRPGHEVVGHLRLYTARALRGFVTAAGFEVVRLAGAPFHGVPRPLRALDRLACARPSLASILLLHARKT from the coding sequence GTGAACACCACCGCGCCCCCGCGCCGCGGCGGCCTCAGGGACTTCTACGAGGACCCGGCCGTCCCGGTCGCCTCCGGTACGCCCCGCTCCCTGCGCCAGGCCCGCATGCTGGCCGCCGCCCTCGGAGCCGGCGGAACGGCCCCGTGCACCGTCCTGGACATCGGCTGCGGCGACGGCACCGCGGCCGCCACCGCCGCCCCGCTCCTCACCGGCCACCGGATCGTCGGCGTCGACTGGTCCCAGGACGCCCTGCGGCGCGCCCGCGCCCGGCTGCCGTACGCCGTTCGCGGGGAACTGACCGGCGAAGGACTGCCGTTCAAGGATTCCTCCGTCGACGCCGTGCTGTTCAGCGAGGTCGTCGAGCACCTCGTCGACCCCGACGCCGCACTCGACGAGATCCGCCGCATCCTGCGGCCGGGGGGCCATCTCATGCTGTCCACACCGAACCTGGCCGCCTGGTACAACCGCGGACTGCTGCTGGCCGGTGTCCAGCCGGTGTTCTCGGAGGTGAGCCTGCGGGCGATCCACGGACGGCCGGGCCATGAGGTCGTGGGGCATCTGCGGCTGTACACGGCCCGTGCGCTGCGCGGGTTCGTCACGGCGGCCGGCTTCGAGGTCGTACGGCTGGCGGGGGCGCCCTTCCACGGGGTGCCGCGTCCGCTGCGCGCACTGGACCGGCTGGCCTGCGCCAGACCCTCGCTCGCGTCGATCCTGCTGCTGCACGCGCGCAAGACCTGA